DNA sequence from the Paenibacillus azoreducens genome:
GGTCCCCTTCCTCCATATGCTGTCAATTTGAATTTTCGCGCGCGGTCCGTAATTTAGGCGCATTCTCGCGGCGACATTGCGAAGCCCATAACCGGCTCCCGTATCTCCGCTTGCCGTTACGCTATGTTCCGCCGGCTGCCGTAATACGGCGGAGAGTTCCGCCTGCAATCGCGCACGCGTCTCCTCGGTCATCCCCGTGCCGGTATCATTAACTGCAATGATGAGACTTTCTCCTCCTTCACTTACCTCCAGCCGTATTGTAATGCGCAGCAGCATCTCCTGATCCTGTGAAGATTTCTCTAAGCCATGGATAATCGCATTCTCCACAATTGGCTGCACAAGCAGCTTGACAAGCGTGAGCTTCTCTGCGCGCGGCTCGATATCGTATTCAACACGAAATAGGTCCATAAAACGGATTTGTTGAATGCGGATATAAGCATGCAAGTGCTCCACACACTCCTTTACGGTAAGTACATCCTTGCCTTTGCTTAGGCTTAGACGGAAAAACTGCGACAGATGAAGCACCATCTCGGAAATATCCTCCGCTTCCGAATGCTTGGCCATCCAATAGATCGAATCAAGCGTGTTGTACAGAAAATGGGGATGAATTTGGGATTGAAGCAGCTTCAACTCCGTATTGGCAAGCCGCAGACTCTGTTCATAGTGATCATGAATGAGATGCTGCTGCTGAGATGCCATATGGTTGAATAAATGTGTGACTAGACCGAATTCATCCTGTCTTGTCGAATTAAGCCGCACATCCAGCTTGCCGCCCGTTATCGCTCTTAATCCGACAGCCAGCATCCGCATTGGCGCCGCGATGCTCTTGTAGATGCTGTACGCCATAACGAGCGCAAGCACGACGCTAAGCACGATCATGAATACCGCGTAATATTCCAATTGACGCGACTGAGCGAACAACTCCTTCTTCGGCTGGGATAAGGTCAGTGTCCAGCCATAATATGGCGATACTGCTTGAATCAGCACTTGATTGCTTGCTTCCGCTCTGGCCATATAATCCTGATAGGAGTCGGGACGCTGAGCCGTGCCTGCTACCCACTTGCCGTCAGCCGTATACAAATGCAGTTCGGCCTGTTCCGAAGGCTTGACGGAACGTATGTATTGCTGCAAGCGTTCCATATTCAAGCTAATAATCAATGCGTGCCGTTCACGGTTCGGGTTGTATATGTCCATCGCCCGAACGACTGCCAGGCTGTCAGCACCGAACGCTTGACCAAATGGCTTCCCTGCGCCTATTCGTTCATCCGGTTGAATGAACATCATGCCTGTTCCCAGACCGTTCAGCAGTTGGCGCAACCAAATGCGCTCATCCGCGCGTTCAACGGGAAGAACCCCGTGAAGTGTCGAAATAACCGAATTGGAATGGTCATGATATATAGCAATTTGAGAGAACATCGGATGGATCGACAGAAAATTAGCCAGTTTGCGCTTCATCTTCGCCAGCGCCATGACATTCTTTGCCTCCAGCTTCCGCTTGGCGTTCGACAGTACATCATTCATCTCTGAATCGGTCGACAACATCGCGGACAGCTCTTCTACGTTCTGCAGCGTCAGCTCAATATTGTCCATAAGTGCATGCATCGCACTTTCGGTACGTGCGGTTGTCTCTGACAACAGCAGCTCCTGCGAGCGTTTGTTGAGGAACCATCCCGATAACACCAAAGGAATGAGGATCAGCACGAAATAAATGGTCAGCCGCCACTGGATCCGCTGGCGAATTCGATTGTATACATATTTCAGCATCACGCACTCACCCTCCGTTCTTTTGTCCATTAACAGACTGACGCTGCTGCTGATCACCAGGCTGATTGCGCCCCAAGTGATACCAGTCATTGACCTCCTTCGTCATTTCACGTCCGCCCTCATTCATCCATTCAGACACGTACGTCTCGAAGTCGTCCAGCGGCCGGTTGCCAAGTACAATATCAATGAGCATATCGTTCTTCTTCAACAGAAGAGGGGCGTATCTTGTCATGGCTGGTGTCGGCAGGGAACGGTAAGAGCTTTGGCGAGCATGCTGGGAAGCAAACCGGAGATTATCGTATAAATGGTATTCTTGGCCTATTGAATCAAGCCGGGAACGGGTATAGGATTCATCCGGGATATCTGCAAGATTGGCATAAAGCCCGCGATAATGATCCTGATTATGACGTTCCATATCCGTTACCCGCTCCCCACTCTCCCATGTCCATACTTCTCCTTCGAATCCTAGCTTGAGCGTATCGCGTCCCTCTCCCGCAATATAGTTCAGCAGCTTCAGCACCTCCACGGCATGGGCGCTAGAAGCGGGAATCACCTGATAAGTCCGGACTGGCGGCAAAGCATAGGTTCCACTCCCGTGAGGGCCCTTCGGGAAAGGGATGGAGACCCATTCCGCATGTGAATCGTGGGCTTTACTCTTCTCCAGCACGCCGCGGGTATCATACCATGTGCCCGTGAACAGCCCCAGCTTCCCTTCGATAACTTGTCTTTCCAATCCTTGCTGCGTTTGAATAGGGAAAAGCGGATCAATGAGCCCCTCTTGTACCATCGTTCGTAAAAAGGCAAGCGCTTCTTTCATCTCTGGCTGAACATTGGAATATACGAGCTGGCCGTCCTTATCCATCCATTGGTTAAGCTGCACCCCAAACGCGCCGAACCATGGCGAGGAACGCCCCAGCTCTTCAATGAAGCTGGTTCCGTATGTATCCCGTATGCCATTGCCGTCCGGATCAAGCGATGAAAAGGCGCGCATGACGTTCACCATTTCCGAAAGCGTAGTCGGGGACTTGAGGCCGACGCGATCCAGCCAATCCTTGCGGATATACATCATCTCCAGCCCTATTCCTTCGTTCAGACTTGGGAGAGCATACACTTGTCCGTTAAATGATACCTGCTCCCATATTTCAGGCGGAATACGCTCTTTCAGCTTCGGTGCATATCGGGCAAGCAGCTGATCGAGCGGCGTCAGCATCTGCTTGCGCGCGTAGAAGGATACCCAATTTGCATCTGCAATACTGATCAGATCCGGCGTATGGTTCGACATCATCATGACGCCGACGCGATCCTCATACCGATGCGATGGGGGAATAATGACTTCCACCCGCAAGCCCGTCTTCGCCTCGATATCGAATAAGTATGGATTGTCATTTTCCGTCAGCGGATCGGGGAAGCCAATGCCCAGACTATTCAATACGACAGTAATCTTCGGTATATCTGACTTCTGGTCCGCAACTTCCATTTTCCCTGTATTTCCGCTGCATCCAAGCAGCATCAATAAACATGCAAGCCCTGTTCTCATCCCGATTCCCCTCAATGAAATCATTCGCTGGATTCTGGTTGTCCTGCCCTCTGGTGAAAGCGTATACAAAGGAGATCGCATGGCTCTCCTATTTCCTACCCCACTTACTTTTCTTTCTTCTGTTTGCTGCTCCAACCTGTCCCTCTCCTTTCGTTTATACATTTTTAAGACTTTTTAACTCCTGCTTGGGACAATGACCATGCATTCTTTCCATTATCATACAAAATGAGCCGATCAAATTGTACTTGATCGGCACCCTGATGGCCCTTTTGCCTGTTATGAGACGCTGCGGAACGAAGCATTCCTCTAATCGCTGTTGCCCCCGAATATCCCGAATTCATCTTAAAGGAAGATATATCGGGGACAAGCTTATGCTTTCAATGTGAGCTTTTCGTCGAAAAGCTCTTAGGCGACCGCTACCGCTTTTTACGGATTGGCTTCGTTCTCCCCGCTGCTTCGTTGCGTCTCAATGTTGAACTTTCACTTTCACAGTGTTTGGGTTATTTTTTAGTAGTCTTTATATTCCTTCTTAATCTGGTTCGAACAAACACCAATGTTCTTGGCGTTCTTTCCTGTATAATAAAACCACTTAACAGCAGACAATGTCTGGCTTCACTAACCCTTCTTCCTACAGCGATTAACGGAGTGCATGGTTCCGCGCTTCCCGTTATCGAGAAGTCGGTGATCGTTGCCGCTACATCAATGAATCTTAGAATGACAATATCTCTACTTATTCGGCGGCGTCTGCGACCGCTATTAGACGATTTGGAGCCCTTCTTTTGAGAGTTATTGCTTCCACATGAACATGACATGTTTCATCACCTCACTTTCTGATATTCTATTAAATGCCGGTAAGTTGTATTTTGTAATAGATAAGTAACGCTTCGTTTGAAAAATCCACTTGTAACATAGTTACACCACTCAAATGAGGAATGAGTTGGTACTTGAAGGTTGAAATGACAGAGCCATTCTCATAACCACAAGAAAATAGCGACGATCATATAACGGTCTTTTCAAGAAAAAAATCAGCCCTATAAAAGGACTGATTTTTTAGTTTACATGCTTTTTCTTTTCATCAGATGAATATACCACTTCAAGCCTGCATTGTGATTGAATAGACTAACCTTGTCCACAACGTCAAAATATCCAGACTGCTCTATTTCTTCGATTTTACGTTCAATCATCGCAAAGTCCGGGTCCTGTGTATTTTTATGGGAATATAGTGATGAGATGATAACGCCGTTTGGAGTAAGAAATCGGGAATATTCAAGTAACTTGTCAGAAGTATGGGGCACATACTGCAAAGACTCGTTAAACACGATTACATCATATAGCTTTTCGGGTACATACTGGTTAATATCACCGCAACGGAAAATATTCCTGGACGTCTTAGCCGCAGCTATTTGGACTGCTTCCTGCGAAAGATCCACGCCAAGATAACCTTCCTTTTCCTCGCCAAGAAGCATATCGAACAATATGCCTGTACCGCATCCCATGTCGAGAATGCCTTCTTTGGCAAGGAATTTACGGATGTAGCCGTACACGATGGAGTATCTGGCATACTCCGTGATATCGGCCAAATAGTCCCATACTCTGGAGCGGTACTCCTCATCCCATTGTTGTTGAGTGCTCTCAATATAATCTGGTATTTTCATGCTTTTCATTCCGATTCCTCCCGAATGCTTATTTAACTTTCATGTTACCAATCAGCAATAGAGAAACAATGATTTGAAGCAGCCAGATCTGATAATCAAAAATAGTAATACTAGTAATTATTACCATATTATATAATAACACTGAATTTCTATTATGTAAAATAATGGTTTTCGAGCGAGTTGTTATGCACAAAGGAAGTCAATTTTCTACCAATCTCGCAGTCGCAATGTAGACGAAAAAGTGACCCCCTCATCGAAGTCACTCTCTCTTTCCTTGCCGTCGTTTGAACTGAACGATTCGATAAATTGTATAGATGACCACCCCAATTACCGCCATCCAAATGCAAACGGATTTGAAAACGCTCCATCCACCCGAAGAAGAATTGTTTGGATAGTATAAAGCAGACACGGTTAAACACATCAACCCGATGACGATAAAGCACGCGGCAATTAGCCAGTCAACTTTTCTCATCTTTTTCCTCCTGCATGGTCGGGAGTGTGAATGTAACCGTAAAGCGCGTACCAATCTCCCTCTTGCTGCTTAC
Encoded proteins:
- a CDS encoding extracellular solute-binding protein encodes the protein MRTGLACLLMLLGCSGNTGKMEVADQKSDIPKITVVLNSLGIGFPDPLTENDNPYLFDIEAKTGLRVEVIIPPSHRYEDRVGVMMMSNHTPDLISIADANWVSFYARKQMLTPLDQLLARYAPKLKERIPPEIWEQVSFNGQVYALPSLNEGIGLEMMYIRKDWLDRVGLKSPTTLSEMVNVMRAFSSLDPDGNGIRDTYGTSFIEELGRSSPWFGAFGVQLNQWMDKDGQLVYSNVQPEMKEALAFLRTMVQEGLIDPLFPIQTQQGLERQVIEGKLGLFTGTWYDTRGVLEKSKAHDSHAEWVSIPFPKGPHGSGTYALPPVRTYQVIPASSAHAVEVLKLLNYIAGEGRDTLKLGFEGEVWTWESGERVTDMERHNQDHYRGLYANLADIPDESYTRSRLDSIGQEYHLYDNLRFASQHARQSSYRSLPTPAMTRYAPLLLKKNDMLIDIVLGNRPLDDFETYVSEWMNEGGREMTKEVNDWYHLGRNQPGDQQQRQSVNGQKNGG
- a CDS encoding class I SAM-dependent methyltransferase; the protein is MKSMKIPDYIESTQQQWDEEYRSRVWDYLADITEYARYSIVYGYIRKFLAKEGILDMGCGTGILFDMLLGEEKEGYLGVDLSQEAVQIAAAKTSRNIFRCGDINQYVPEKLYDVIVFNESLQYVPHTSDKLLEYSRFLTPNGVIISSLYSHKNTQDPDFAMIERKIEEIEQSGYFDVVDKVSLFNHNAGLKWYIHLMKRKSM
- a CDS encoding cache domain-containing sensor histidine kinase; this translates as MTGITWGAISLVISSSVSLLMDKRTEGECVMLKYVYNRIRQRIQWRLTIYFVLILIPLVLSGWFLNKRSQELLLSETTARTESAMHALMDNIELTLQNVEELSAMLSTDSEMNDVLSNAKRKLEAKNVMALAKMKRKLANFLSIHPMFSQIAIYHDHSNSVISTLHGVLPVERADERIWLRQLLNGLGTGMMFIQPDERIGAGKPFGQAFGADSLAVVRAMDIYNPNRERHALIISLNMERLQQYIRSVKPSEQAELHLYTADGKWVAGTAQRPDSYQDYMARAEASNQVLIQAVSPYYGWTLTLSQPKKELFAQSRQLEYYAVFMIVLSVVLALVMAYSIYKSIAAPMRMLAVGLRAITGGKLDVRLNSTRQDEFGLVTHLFNHMASQQQHLIHDHYEQSLRLANTELKLLQSQIHPHFLYNTLDSIYWMAKHSEAEDISEMVLHLSQFFRLSLSKGKDVLTVKECVEHLHAYIRIQQIRFMDLFRVEYDIEPRAEKLTLVKLLVQPIVENAIIHGLEKSSQDQEMLLRITIRLEVSEGGESLIIAVNDTGTGMTEETRARLQAELSAVLRQPAEHSVTASGDTGAGYGLRNVAARMRLNYGPRAKIQIDSIWRKGTTVTLVLPLSEPYSVRHQAS